The bacterium genome includes a region encoding these proteins:
- a CDS encoding 6-phosphofructokinase, producing the protein TIEAHGRGMQVYGVNGGLRGCLKDGADAFMPLEVDGISRIYNQGGSLLGTSRFNPFSKKENEERFVEILKKLHIEGLVMIGGEGTATLSHIIHQKMPTMRIAHVPKTIDNDIPLPGGKRTFGFETARTVGTQIVDTLIVDAKTCRRWYLVETMGRQAGFLTLGIGLASGASLALIPEEYSRGAHEPAEFAKRIVSTIKAQNMAGKNYGVILLAEGLLDCLRPESSELLDEDLRDELGRITYSEIELGDVLLPLIRNQLESEGITEIEIKHKTVGYELRCARPIAADIEYARILGYGAIQALSSQEGAFMVTREFEKLFFVPLEQFVANGTVRGRTVDLESDFYKLACRYMVR; encoded by the coding sequence CTACGATAGAGGCTCATGGAAGAGGGATGCAGGTATATGGCGTTAATGGCGGCCTGCGGGGATGTCTGAAAGATGGCGCTGATGCCTTCATGCCGCTGGAGGTTGATGGCATTTCGAGAATATATAATCAAGGCGGCTCTCTACTTGGCACCTCTCGATTTAATCCCTTTTCTAAAAAAGAGAATGAAGAAAGGTTTGTTGAGATATTGAAAAAACTTCATATCGAGGGGCTCGTTATGATTGGTGGGGAGGGCACGGCCACCCTTAGCCACATTATTCATCAAAAGATGCCCACTATGCGCATCGCGCACGTTCCAAAAACTATTGATAATGATATTCCCCTTCCCGGTGGAAAAAGAACATTTGGATTCGAAACAGCACGTACCGTCGGAACCCAAATAGTAGACACGTTGATCGTCGATGCAAAAACCTGCAGGCGATGGTATCTTGTGGAAACTATGGGAAGACAAGCAGGCTTTCTGACCTTGGGAATTGGTTTAGCGTCAGGCGCATCTCTTGCACTTATTCCAGAAGAGTATTCTCGCGGTGCGCACGAACCAGCAGAATTTGCCAAGAGAATTGTGTCTACCATAAAAGCACAAAATATGGCTGGGAAAAATTATGGGGTCATTCTTCTCGCGGAGGGACTCCTTGATTGTCTTAGACCGGAAAGCTCAGAGCTTTTGGATGAAGATCTCCGAGACGAACTCGGTCGAATTACCTACTCAGAGATTGAACTAGGAGATGTGCTTCTTCCGCTTATCCGAAACCAGCTAGAGTCTGAAGGAATCACAGAAATTGAAATTAAGCATAAGACCGTCGGATATGAACTAAGATGTGCGAGACCTATAGCAGCCGATATCGAATATGCACGTATTCTGGGGTATGGAGCTATACAGGCTCTTTCTTCTCAGGAGGGTGCCTTCATGGTCACAAGAGAGTTTGAGAAGCTTTTTTTCGTTCCACTTGAACAGTTTGTCGCGAATGGAACAGTGAGAGGAAGAACCGTCGATCTCGAATCAGATTTCTACAAACTGGCATGTCGGTACATGGTTCGATAG